The genomic DNA GCAGGTCGTCGTAGCCGGCCTTGACGCGGGCGACGCTCATGCCGCCGGTGCGGCGCTGATAGCCGTAGAGGTTGGCGGCCAGCGGGGCGAGCAGGGCGTCGGCGAGCCAGCGCACGTCGGCCCCCGGCCGGATCCGGCCGACGAGCAGCGCGAGGTGCTGGCGGTACAGCTCGTACGAGCCCTCGGTGAACCGGGCGTCGGCGGAGTCCATCTCGGCCACGAGCAGCAGCCCGAGCTGGTCCTCGGTGCGGTCGACCAGGGCGTGCAGGAAGGCGCGGATGCGCTCCGGCGCGCCCGCGCCCGGCCCGAGCGGCGGCGGGCCCTGGAGGAACGCGGCCTGGAACTGCACCTCGCGGTCGTCGATGACCGCGTACGCCAGCCCCGCGCGGTCGCCGAAGCGGCGGTAGACGGTGCCGACGCCGACGCCCGCGGCCTTGGCCACCTCGTCCATGGACAGCGCGTCGGGGCCGCGCTCCGCGACCATCGCGGCCGCGGCGGCGAGGATCCTGCGGCGGTTCTGCGCGGCGTCCGCGCGCTCCGCCGGCGGGCCGCCCACCAGGGGCAGCTCGGCGCCGGCCGGGCGCCGCCGGCTGGTCGCGTCGTCGTGTGTCACCTGCGCTCCTTCCTGTCCGGAGGATAGCGAACAGGAGACTTCTCCGGTTCTCGCTGGCATCCGGAGAGTTCTCCGGTTACTCTTCGAAGGGCCAACCGGAGAGTTCTCCGGATACTGAAGGGAACAAACATGACGCAGCTCGCGGGCCGGACGGCCCTGGTCACCGGAGGCAGCCGCGGCATCGGCGCCGCGATCGCGCGGCGGCTGGCCGAGGAGGGCGCCGACGTGGCGCTGACGTACCACCGCTCGCCCGAACGGGCCGCGGAGGTCGTACGCGCCGTGGAGAAGACCGGCCGCCGGGGGCTGGCCATCCAGGCAGACGCCGCGGACCCCGACGCCGTCGTCGCCGCGGTCGACCGCGCCGCGGCAGAACTCGGCCGGCTGGACGTACTGGTGAACAACGCGGGCATCGCGCCGTACGGGCCGCTGGCCGAGGTGAGCCGGGAGGATGTGGACGCGGTGCTCGCCATCCACGTCCGCGCGGTCTTCCTCGCCTCCCAGGCCGCCGCCCGCCACCTCGGTCCGGGCGGCCGGATCATCAGCATCGGCAGCAGCTTCGCCGAGCGGGTGCCGATGCCGGGCTGGACCGTCTACGCCGCCAGCAAGTCCGCGCTGACCGGCCTCACCCGCGGGCTCGCCCGCGACCTGGGCCCGCAGGGCATCGCCGTCACCGTCGTCCACCCCGGCGACACCGACACCGAGATGAACCCCGCCGACTCCCCCGACGCCGACGCCGCCCGCGCGATCAGCGCGCTGGGCCGCTACGGCAGCCCGGAGGACGTCGCCGCCACCGTGGCCCACCTCGCGGGCCCCGGCGGCGCGCAGATCACCGGCGCGGCGATCGCCGTCGACGGCGGCTTCGCCGCGTAGCGCGGCCGCCCGCGGGCCCGCGCGCCCCTCCCCGTACCACCCGCACGACCGACCCGGGAGACACCGTGCCCTGGATATTCCTGCTGATCGCCGCCGGCCTCGAACTCGTCTGGGCCACCGCCCTGAAGCAGTCCGACGGCCTCACCCGCCTCTGGCCCTCGACGATCGGGCTGGTGATGGCCATGGCGAGCGTCGTCGTGCTGACGATGGCGCTGCGCAGCCTGCCCGTCGGCACGGCGTACGCCGTGTGGGTCGGGCTCGGGTCGCTGGGGGTGGCCGCGGTGGGCATCCTCGCGCTGGGCGAGAGCGCGTCGCCGGCCCGGCTGGCGTGCCTGGGGCTGATCCTCGCGGGGGTCATCGGGCTGAAATTCGTCGAAGGCTGACCGCGCGGAACCCCGCGGGCGCACCGGGAGTTCTCCGGTACATGGACGCGACGGCGATGACGGCGGGGGGCGGCACCGCCGCGCCCCGCACCCCCGTCCCGGTCGCCCGGTACGCCGATGGCGGCGGGTGGCCGCATGGGTGAGGTCGTGCCGTATCTGGTCGTGGGCGGCTGTCTGCTCGCGGTGACGGGCTTCCTCACCTGGGTCAAGGGGGTCGTACGCCGCCGCGGGCTCGCCGGCTCGGCGATGCGGGGTGCGCTCGCGGCGTACGAGGAGGCGATGCGCGTCACCGCGCACGACTCCCACCACGAGGTCCGCGCGGCGGCCGAGCGCCAGGTGCCGGCCGGCACGCCCGGCGACCCGCGCCGGCGGCTCTGGTTCCGGCCCTAGTCCCCTGCCGCTCTGCGCAGTTCAGGTCCAGACCTTTCCGGACAGTGGATCGATCATGCCCTCACCACATGCCCTCAGCGTGGGAACCGCTGACGAGCAGTGAATGCATTCAAATTCGATCAATTTCCTGACGAGTTTGGTCACTTATGCAGCATCAGGCGGAGATTTACCGTCAACCCTTATGAACAACAAGGGAAACAAGAGGCAAATAGATGCCCAACACACGGATAAGAGTGCTATAGGCACGGGGCGCCGCTCCTTACTCCGCGCCGCCCTCGCCGGCGGGGCCGCCCTCGGGACCGGGATCGGCCTGGGAGCGGGGCCCGCGACCGCGACACCACGCGCTCCGCACGCGCCGGGCACACGCAACTGGCCGTGGCCGCCGCTGACTCCGGCGCAGGCGGAGGCGAAGCTGTGGGAGGGCAACGCGGCCT from Streptomyces sp. CMB-StM0423 includes the following:
- a CDS encoding TetR/AcrR family transcriptional regulator, with protein sequence MTHDDATSRRRPAGAELPLVGGPPAERADAAQNRRRILAAAAAMVAERGPDALSMDEVAKAAGVGVGTVYRRFGDRAGLAYAVIDDREVQFQAAFLQGPPPLGPGAGAPERIRAFLHALVDRTEDQLGLLLVAEMDSADARFTEGSYELYRQHLALLVGRIRPGADVRWLADALLAPLAANLYGYQRRTGGMSVARVKAGYDDLLAGLAPGGGAAAP
- a CDS encoding SDR family NAD(P)-dependent oxidoreductase, giving the protein MTQLAGRTALVTGGSRGIGAAIARRLAEEGADVALTYHRSPERAAEVVRAVEKTGRRGLAIQADAADPDAVVAAVDRAAAELGRLDVLVNNAGIAPYGPLAEVSREDVDAVLAIHVRAVFLASQAAARHLGPGGRIISIGSSFAERVPMPGWTVYAASKSALTGLTRGLARDLGPQGIAVTVVHPGDTDTEMNPADSPDADAARAISALGRYGSPEDVAATVAHLAGPGGAQITGAAIAVDGGFAA
- a CDS encoding DMT family transporter; this translates as MPWIFLLIAAGLELVWATALKQSDGLTRLWPSTIGLVMAMASVVVLTMALRSLPVGTAYAVWVGLGSLGVAAVGILALGESASPARLACLGLILAGVIGLKFVEG